A window of Tripterygium wilfordii isolate XIE 37 chromosome 7, ASM1340144v1, whole genome shotgun sequence contains these coding sequences:
- the LOC120001760 gene encoding lysosomal Pro-X carboxypeptidase-like isoform X2 → MTRKFEGSNLFKLPPEFVTFYYTQTLDHYSYRPEGYATFQQRYLLNNKYWGGMNTSSPIFVYMGDEADIVEVASIAGFMVDLGKRFNGLLMYIEHRYYGESLPFGSKDKAFESANNLGYFNSEQALADYAQLITDFKRNMTSGYRPFIAVGGSYGGMLASWFRLKYPHIVIGAVASSAPILYFDDITPQNGYHVVVTKDFRETSENCYNIIRQSWFEIDRVAAEPNGLMTLSNIFSTCRPLNSSQDLKVRLQHMYTNSAQYDNFPEKPVNDICNAIDGAPAGTDILDRVAAGVNASFMGNSSCHRMSAYSPRNTSEWEWQRCTEMVMPMGYGENETMFQAEPFDINEFTQTCLELFNVAPRPHWITTQFGGHDIKFVFGNFATNIIFSNGLRDPYSAGGVLQDISDSVVAVYTNQGAHGLDLHAPLPNDPDWLVAQRDREIKIIQVWIAEYNAKLARKMSK, encoded by the exons ATGACGAGGAAGTTTGAAGGAAGCAATCTCTTCAAACTGCCACCCGAGTTTGTGACATTTTATTATACACAAACGCTTGATCATTACAGTTACAGACCAGAGGGCTATGCCACCTTTCAACAGAGGTACCTACTGAACAACAAGTACTGGGGCGGGATGAACACTAGCTCTCCCATTTTTGTCTATATGGGAGATGAGGCTGACATTGTTGAAGTGGCTTCCATTGCTGGATTTATGGTTGATCTTGGTAAACGTTTTAACGGTTTATTGATGTATATAGAG CATCGCTATTATGGAGAATCATTGCCATTTGGGTCTAAGGATAAAGCATTCGAGAGTGCCAATAACCTCGGATACTTCAACTCAGAACAAGCTCTGGCAGATTATGCTCAATTGATCACTGATTTCAAAAGAAACATGACATCAGGATATCGCCCTTTTATTGCTGTTGGAGGATCttatggaggaa TGCTCGCATCATGGTTTCGGCTAAAATATCCTCATATTGTCATCGGTGCTGTGGCATCTTCTGCTCCTATACTCTACTTTGATGATATAACGCCTCAAAATGGATACCATGTTGTTGTCACCAAGGATTTCAGG GAGACTAGTGAGAATTGTTATAACATTATAAGACAGTCTTGGTTTGAAATTGATAGAGTAGCAGCTGAACCAAATGGTCTTATGACCCTTAGCAATATCTTCAGCACTTGCAG GCCTTTGAATTCCTCCCAAGATCTCAAGGTCCGCTTACAACACATGTACACGAATTCAGCTCAGTATGACAACTTCCCGGAGAAACCAGTCAACGATATATGCAACGCCATCGATGGAGCACCGGCAGGAACTGATATCCTTGACAGAGTTGCAGCAGGTGTCAATGCAAGTTTTATGGGAAATTCTTCGTGCCATAGAATGTCTGCTTACAGTCCAAGAAACACAAGTGAATGGGAATGGCAG AGATGCACAGAGATGGTCATGCCAATGGGATATGGAGAGAATGAGACAATGTTCCAAGCAGAACCTTTTGACATTAACGAGTTCACTCAAACTTGTCTAGAGCTTTTCAATGTTGCTCCAAGGCCACACTGGATCACAACACAATTCGGTGGCCAT GACATCAAGTTTGTGTTTGGAAACTTTGCAACCAATATCATTTTTTCGAATGGACTTCGAGACCCCTATAGCGCTGGAGG AGTTCTACAGGACATATCAGATAGCGTCGTTGCTGTATATACAAATCAAG GAGCGCACGGATTGGATTTACATGCTCCCTTGCCCAATGATCCTGACTGGTTGGTTGCACAACGTGACagagaaatcaaaatcattCAAGTTTGGATTGCAGAATATAATGCCAAGCTTGCCAGGAAAATGAGCAAATGA
- the LOC120001760 gene encoding lysosomal Pro-X carboxypeptidase-like isoform X1: MTRKFEGSNLFKLPPEFVTFYYTQTLDHYSYRPEGYATFQQRYLLNNKYWGGMNTSSPIFVYMGDEADIVEVASIAGFMVDLGKRFNGLLMYIEHRYYGESLPFGSKDKAFESANNLGYFNSEQALADYAQLITDFKRNMTSGYRPFIAVGGSYGGMLASWFRLKYPHIVIGAVASSAPILYFDDITPQNGYHVVVTKDFRETSENCYNIIRQSWFEIDRVAAEPNGLMTLSNIFSTCRPLNSSQDLKVRLQHMYTNSAQYDNFPEKPVNDICNAIDGAPAGTDILDRVAAGVNASFMGNSSCHRMSAYSPRNTSEWEWQRCTEMVMPMGYGENETMFQAEPFDINEFTQTCLELFNVAPRPHWITTQFGGHVNLLLMIFSSLIFSAWNSYSLLILTPMQDIKFVFGNFATNIIFSNGLRDPYSAGGVLQDISDSVVAVYTNQGAHGLDLHAPLPNDPDWLVAQRDREIKIIQVWIAEYNAKLARKMSK, translated from the exons ATGACGAGGAAGTTTGAAGGAAGCAATCTCTTCAAACTGCCACCCGAGTTTGTGACATTTTATTATACACAAACGCTTGATCATTACAGTTACAGACCAGAGGGCTATGCCACCTTTCAACAGAGGTACCTACTGAACAACAAGTACTGGGGCGGGATGAACACTAGCTCTCCCATTTTTGTCTATATGGGAGATGAGGCTGACATTGTTGAAGTGGCTTCCATTGCTGGATTTATGGTTGATCTTGGTAAACGTTTTAACGGTTTATTGATGTATATAGAG CATCGCTATTATGGAGAATCATTGCCATTTGGGTCTAAGGATAAAGCATTCGAGAGTGCCAATAACCTCGGATACTTCAACTCAGAACAAGCTCTGGCAGATTATGCTCAATTGATCACTGATTTCAAAAGAAACATGACATCAGGATATCGCCCTTTTATTGCTGTTGGAGGATCttatggaggaa TGCTCGCATCATGGTTTCGGCTAAAATATCCTCATATTGTCATCGGTGCTGTGGCATCTTCTGCTCCTATACTCTACTTTGATGATATAACGCCTCAAAATGGATACCATGTTGTTGTCACCAAGGATTTCAGG GAGACTAGTGAGAATTGTTATAACATTATAAGACAGTCTTGGTTTGAAATTGATAGAGTAGCAGCTGAACCAAATGGTCTTATGACCCTTAGCAATATCTTCAGCACTTGCAG GCCTTTGAATTCCTCCCAAGATCTCAAGGTCCGCTTACAACACATGTACACGAATTCAGCTCAGTATGACAACTTCCCGGAGAAACCAGTCAACGATATATGCAACGCCATCGATGGAGCACCGGCAGGAACTGATATCCTTGACAGAGTTGCAGCAGGTGTCAATGCAAGTTTTATGGGAAATTCTTCGTGCCATAGAATGTCTGCTTACAGTCCAAGAAACACAAGTGAATGGGAATGGCAG AGATGCACAGAGATGGTCATGCCAATGGGATATGGAGAGAATGAGACAATGTTCCAAGCAGAACCTTTTGACATTAACGAGTTCACTCAAACTTGTCTAGAGCTTTTCAATGTTGCTCCAAGGCCACACTGGATCACAACACAATTCGGTGGCCATGTAAATCTTCTCCTCatgattttctcttctttgattttctcaGCGTGGAACTCAtattctttattgattttaACACCTATGCAGGACATCAAGTTTGTGTTTGGAAACTTTGCAACCAATATCATTTTTTCGAATGGACTTCGAGACCCCTATAGCGCTGGAGG AGTTCTACAGGACATATCAGATAGCGTCGTTGCTGTATATACAAATCAAG GAGCGCACGGATTGGATTTACATGCTCCCTTGCCCAATGATCCTGACTGGTTGGTTGCACAACGTGACagagaaatcaaaatcattCAAGTTTGGATTGCAGAATATAATGCCAAGCTTGCCAGGAAAATGAGCAAATGA